A segment of the Amycolatopsis thermophila genome:
CGGTGAAGCGCCAGTTCTCGGTGCGCACCCGCGGCGTCGGCCCGGCGGAGAGGACCGGGAAGTCCTCCACCAGGTACTGCCCGGGCGGCAGCCGCTCGTCGTCCGACCGTGCGCGCCCCCGGAACCCCGGTGTCACGATGCCCATCCCAACCCCTTCCTCGCCCGGTGAGTCTAAGCGGCCGCGATCTGCCGTGCTTTACTAGAACGTGTTCTCATCGCCGGAGACGGGAGGCGGCTGTGCGCCACGGGGTCGTGCTGTTCACCAGTGACCGCGGGATCACCCCCGCCGCGGCGGCGCGGGCGGCGGAGGATGCGGGTTTCGACTCGTTCGCGGTGCCGGAGCACACGCACATCCCGGTGCGGCGCGAGGCCGTCCACCCCGGCACCGGCACGGCCGACCTGCCCGACGACCGCTACCTGCGCACGCTCGATCCGTGGGTGGCGCTGGCGACCGCCGCCTCGGTCACCAGCCGCATCATGCTGTCGACCGCGGTCGCCCTGCCCGCCGAGCACGACCCGATCACCCTGGCGAAGACCATCGCCTCGCTCGACTTCCTGTCGGGCGGGCGGGTCGTGCTGGGCGCCGGGTTCGGGTGGAACGTCGACGAGCTGACCGACCACGGGGTCCCGGCCGGTCAGCGGCGGACGGTGGTGCGTGAGTACCTGGAGGCGATGCGCGCGCTGTGGACCGCCGAGGAGGCGTCGTACGAGGGAGCGCACGTCCGGTTCGGACCGTCCTGGGCGTACCCGAAGCCCGTGGGGCCGGTGCCGGTGGTGATCGGGGCGGGCGGCACGGAACGGACGTTCACCTGGATCGCGCGCTCCGCGGACGGCTGGCTGACCACCCCGCGGGACCACGAGCTGGACGACAAGGTGCGGCTGCTGCGCAAGATCTGGCACGACGCGGGCCGCGAGGGCGAGCCGCAGGTGATCGCGCTGGCCGGCAAACCCGACCCGGCCGTGCTGGCGCACTGGAGTTCGCTCGGGGTGACCGAGGTGCTGTTCGGCCTGCCCGACCGGGGCGCCGGCGAGGTGACCGCCTACATCGGGAAGCTGGGGGAGCGGCTGGGGCTGGGGTGACCCACCGGGCCCTGGCTAGCGACGCGAGCGGTAGGTGCGCATCTTGTGCCGCGCGCCGCAGATGTCCATCGTGCACCACACGCCGTTCCCGGCGGGGGAGCGGTCCCAGAACAGCCACCGGCACTCCGGCGCCCGGCACGGCTTGAGCCGCCGCGCCCGGCCCGTCACCTCGGCCCGGAACAGGATGTCCAGCAGCCGCGCGATCAGCTCGTCCCCGCCGGTGCCCGCCGCCGCCAGCGCCGGCCCACCGGCCGACCACCGGGGCCCGGCCACCGCCGCGGCGGCGAACGAATTCAGCGCCGCCGTCACGTCCTGCCCGCCGAGGTGGTCCCGCAGCGTTTCGCGGAACCGCACCAACCGCTCCAGCGACGGGGAGTCCAGCGCCGGCTCCCCGAACCCGTGCGATGCGAGCCAGCCGGTGGCCTCGTCCGGCGAACTCAGGTTGTCCTCGTCGTACAGCAACCGCGCCGAGTTGCCGAACAGCTGCAGCGGGAGCAGCTCGGCGGGGGCGGCGGGACGCGACGAGGCCATGAACGGCAGGTTACCGAATCAAGGCGGCAAGCGGTAACACGTGCGCCCGGCCGGCGTCAGCACCGCTCGCGGACGGGCTAACGTGACAGGGGAGCGAGGAGGGGTGCATGGCGAACGAGGACGAGGCCCGCGACTGGAACGGTGCCACCGGGCGGTACTGGGCCGACCACCCCGGCCACTACGACGCGATGCTCGCCCGCCTGACCCCGCACCTCATCGAGGCGGCCGGCATCCGGCCGCGGGAGCGGGTGCTCGACATCGGCTGCGGCTTCGGCACCACCACGCTGCTCGCCGCCGAGCGGGGCGCGACGGTGCTCGGCGCGGACCTGTCCGGCCCGATGCTCGCCGTGGCCCGCGAACGGGCCGCCGGGCGCGACGGCGTGCGCTTCGAGCAGACCGACGTCCAGGTCCACGACTTCGGCGCGGACTCCTTCGACGTCGCGCTGAGCCGCTTCGGCGTGATGTTCTTCGACGACCCCCTCGCCGCGTTCACCAACGTCACGCGCGCGTTGCGTCCCGGCGGCCGGCTGGCGTTCCTGTGCTGGCAGGACCTGCGCGAGAACGAGCACCGCGCGGTCGCCCTGGACGCCATCGCCCCGCACGTCGACGTCACCGGCGCCGCCCCGGCCGGCCCCGGCCCGTTCTCCTTCGCCCGGCCGGACTACCTGCGCGAGCTGCTGTCCGGCGCGGGCCTGACCGGGATCGGCGTGGACCCGGTCCGCGAGCCGGTCCGGCTCGGCGCGGACGCGGCCGACGCGGCGGAATTCCTGCGCCACGGCGCGATGTTCAAGACGATCTTCGCCCGGTACCCGGCCGAGACGGTCGAGCGGGCCGTCGCCGCGCTGATCGAGGCGCTGGTGCCGCACGAAACGCCCGAGGGGGTGCTGCTGGGCGGGGCCACCTGGCTGGTGACCGCCCGCAAACCCTGATGGAGACCACGCGACGCTCGCTGCACGGCGTCGCCGAGCTGCTGTTGGCGGGGCCGCAGTTCCGCGCCGGGCACGGCATCCGGTTGCGCGTCACGCCCGGCGGGTTCGGCACGACCGCCGCGCCGGACCTGCGGCTCGACGGTGACCTGCTGGTGGCCGGCGCCCTGCGGATCCCGGTCGCCGGGCGGCGCTACACCGATCTCGCGGCCGAAGCCGGGGTCGAGGCGGGCGCACCCGCCGGGTTGTACTCCGGCGGGTCCGGGGTCTCCCCGGCGGAGGAGGTCGTCCTCGATCCCGAGCCGGCGCGGCTGATCCTGCGCGCGTTCGCCGAGGGCGACGAGGCGCTGCGCGCGTTCGCGCCCGGCGAGACGCCGGTGCTGTGGCCGGAGCACTTCGACGTCGCGATCACCGTCGACGAGGTGAACTACGGCGTGTCGCCCGGCGACGCCCACCTGCCGGAGCCCTACGCCTACGTCGGACCGCACCGGCCGCGGACGGGTCCGTTCTGGACGGCGCCGTTCGGCGCGGCCCGCGCGCTGCGCGAACTCGGTGGCACCGCGGAGATCCGCCGCTTCTTCGAGGAGGGCCGGGCGGCCCGCTGACTCCACAATGGAGGAGTGGGGTTCGTCTCGCCGGGCCGGGAAACCCGCACGGCTGCGGTAACCTGGGACAACGTGCCCGCTGATCCCCTCCTGACCCTCGGTCCGTGGCAGCTGGCGTTCCTCGTGGTGGCCGGTGTCGGCGCGGGCCTGACCGGCTCGATCGCCGGGCTCGCGTCGCTGGTGTCCTACCCGGCGCTGCTGGCGGTCGGCGTGCCCCCGGTCAGCGCGAACGTGACGAACACCGTGGCACTGATGGGCAACACGGTCGGCGCCGCCGCGGGGTCGCGCCCGGAGCTGCGCGGGCAGCGGAACCGGTTGCTGCGCCTGTGCGCGATCACCGCCGTCGGCGGTGCGGCGGGCAGCGCGCTGCTGCTGCTGACCCCCGAGGGCACGTTCGCCTCCATCGTCCCGTTCCTCATCGCCGGTGCCTCGGTGCTGCTGCTGTTCTCGCCCCGGCTGGCCGAGCGCGCCGCCCGCGGTGACGGCGGGGTGACCGCGGGCACCGGGGTCGGTGCGTTCCTCGTCGCCATTTACGGCGGCTACTTCGGGGCCGCCGCCGGGGTGGTCATGCTGGCGCTGCTGTCGGCGGCGTGGGCGCAGCCGCTGGCGCGGACGAACGCGGCGAAGAACGTCGTCACCGGCGCCGCGAACATGGTCGCCGCGCTGGTGTTCGCCTTCACCGGCCCGGTGCTGTGGCCGGCGGCGGCCGCCCTGTGCG
Coding sequences within it:
- a CDS encoding TIGR03619 family F420-dependent LLM class oxidoreductase, coding for MRHGVVLFTSDRGITPAAAARAAEDAGFDSFAVPEHTHIPVRREAVHPGTGTADLPDDRYLRTLDPWVALATAASVTSRIMLSTAVALPAEHDPITLAKTIASLDFLSGGRVVLGAGFGWNVDELTDHGVPAGQRRTVVREYLEAMRALWTAEEASYEGAHVRFGPSWAYPKPVGPVPVVIGAGGTERTFTWIARSADGWLTTPRDHELDDKVRLLRKIWHDAGREGEPQVIALAGKPDPAVLAHWSSLGVTEVLFGLPDRGAGEVTAYIGKLGERLGLG
- a CDS encoding CGNR zinc finger domain-containing protein, with the translated sequence MASSRPAAPAELLPLQLFGNSARLLYDEDNLSSPDEATGWLASHGFGEPALDSPSLERLVRFRETLRDHLGGQDVTAALNSFAAAAVAGPRWSAGGPALAAAGTGGDELIARLLDILFRAEVTGRARRLKPCRAPECRWLFWDRSPAGNGVWCTMDICGARHKMRTYRSRR
- a CDS encoding class I SAM-dependent methyltransferase, giving the protein MANEDEARDWNGATGRYWADHPGHYDAMLARLTPHLIEAAGIRPRERVLDIGCGFGTTTLLAAERGATVLGADLSGPMLAVARERAAGRDGVRFEQTDVQVHDFGADSFDVALSRFGVMFFDDPLAAFTNVTRALRPGGRLAFLCWQDLRENEHRAVALDAIAPHVDVTGAAPAGPGPFSFARPDYLRELLSGAGLTGIGVDPVREPVRLGADAADAAEFLRHGAMFKTIFARYPAETVERAVAALIEALVPHETPEGVLLGGATWLVTARKP
- a CDS encoding sulfite exporter TauE/SafE family protein, which produces MPADPLLTLGPWQLAFLVVAGVGAGLTGSIAGLASLVSYPALLAVGVPPVSANVTNTVALMGNTVGAAAGSRPELRGQRNRLLRLCAITAVGGAAGSALLLLTPEGTFASIVPFLIAGASVLLLFSPRLAERAARGDGGVTAGTGVGAFLVAIYGGYFGAAAGVVMLALLSAAWAQPLARTNAAKNVVTGAANMVAALVFAFTGPVLWPAAAALCVGLVAGSFAGPAVVRRLPPAPLRIAIALAGLGLAGALGWQAWA